The Pan troglodytes isolate AG18354 chromosome 8, NHGRI_mPanTro3-v2.0_pri, whole genome shotgun sequence genome window below encodes:
- the HKDC1 gene encoding hexokinase HKDC1 isoform X2, whose translation MESQFYPTPNEIIRGNGTELFEYVADCLADFMKTKDLKHKKLPLGLTFSFPCRQTKLEEGVLLSWTKKFKARGVQDTDVVSRLTKAMRRHKDMDVDILALVNDTVGTMMTCAYDDPYCEVGVIIGTGSNACYMEDMSNIDLVEGDEGRMCINTEWGAFGDDGALGDIRTEFDRELDLGSLNPGKQLFEKMISGLYLGELVRLILLKMAKAGLLFGGEKSSALHTKGKIETRHVAAMEKYKEGLANTREILVDLGLEPSEADCIAVQHVCTIVSFRSANLCAAALAAILTRLRENKKVERLRTTVGMDGTLYKIHPQYPKRLHKVVRKLVPSCDVRFLLSESGSTKGAAMVTAVASRVQAQRKQIDRVLALFQLTREQLVDVQAKMRAELEYGLKKKSHGLATVRMLPTYVCGLPDGTEKGKFLALDLGGTNFRVLLVKIRSGRRSVRMYNKIFAIPLEIMQGTGEELFDHIVQCIADFLDYMGLKGASLPLGFTFSFPCRQMSIDKGTLIGWTKGFKATDCEGEDVVDMLREAIKRRNEFDLDIVAVVNDTVGTMMTCGYEDPNCEIGLIAGTGSNMCYMEDMRNIEMVEGGEGKMCINTEWGGFGDNGCIDDIRTQYDTEVDEGSLNPGKQRYEKMTSGMYLGEIVRQILIDLTKQGLLFRGQISERLRTRGIFETKFLSQIESDRLALLQVRRILQQLGLDSTCEDSIVVKEVCGAVSRRAAQLCGAGLAAIVEKRREDQGLEHLRITVGVDGTLYKLHPHFSRILQETVKKLAPRCDVTFMLSEDGSGKGAALITAVAKRLQQAQKEN comes from the exons GGTGTCCTACTTTCATGGACAAAAAAGTTTAAGGCACGAGGAGTTCAGGACACGGATGTGGTGAGCCGTCTGACCAAAGCCATGAGAAGACACAAG GACATGGACGTGGACATCCTGGCCCTGGTCAATGACACCGTGGGGACCATGATGACCTGTGCCTATGACGACCCCTACTGCGAAGTTGGTGTCATCATCG GAACTGGCAGCAATGCGTGTTACATGGAGGACATGAGCAACATTGACCTGGTGGAGGGCGACGAGGGCAGGATGTGCATCAACACAGAGTGGGGGGCCTTCGGGGACGACGGGGCCCTGGGGGACATTCGCACTGAGTTCGACAGGGAGCTGGACCTCGGCTCTCTCAACCCAGGAAAGCAACT GTTCGAGAAGATGATCAGTGGCCTGTACCTGGGGGAGCTTGTCAGGCTTATCTTGCTGAAGATGGCCAAGGCTGGCCTCCTGTTCGGTGGTGAGAAATCTTCTGCTCTCCACACTAAGGGCAAGATCGAAACACGGCACGTGGCTGCCATGGAGAA GTATAAAGAAGGCCTTGCTAATACAAGAGAGATCCTGGTGGACCTGGGTCTGGAACCGTCTGAGGCTGACTGCATTGCCGTCCAGCATGTCTGTACCATCGTCTCCTTCCGCTCGGCCAATCTCTGTGCAGCAGCCCTGGCGGCCATCCTGACACGCCTCCGAGAGAACAAGAAGGTGGAACGGCTCCGGACCACGGTGGGCATGGATGGCACCCTCTACAAGATACACCCTCA GTACCCAAAACGCCTGCACAAGGTGGTGAGGAAACTGGTCCCAAGCTGTGATGTCCGCTTCCTCCTGTCAGAGAGTGGCAGCACCAAGGGGGCCGCCATGGTGACCGCGGTGGCCTCCCGCGTGCAGGCCCAGCGGAAGCAGATCGACAGGGTGCTGGCTTTGTTCCAGCTGACCCGAGAGCAGCTCGTGGACGTGCAGGCCAAGATGCGGGCTGAGCTGGAGTATGGGCTGAAGAAGAAGAGCCACGGGCTGGCCACGGTCAGGATGCTGCCCACCTACGTCTGCGGGCTGCCGGACGGCACAG AGAAAGGAAAGTTTCTCGCCCTGGATCTTGGGGGAACCAACTTCCGGGTCCTCCTGGTGAAGATCAGAAGTGGACGGAGGTCAGTGCGAATGTACAACAAGATCTTCGCCATCCCCCTGGAGATCATGCAGGGCACTGGTGAGGAG ctcTTTGATCACATTGTGCAGTGCATCGCCGACTTCCTGGACTACATGGGCCTCAAGGGAGCCTCCCTACCTTTGGGCTTCACATTCTCATTTCCCTGCAGGCAGATGAGCATTGACAAG GGAACACTCATAGGGTGGACCAAAGGTTTCAAGGCCACTGACTGTGAAGGGGAGGACGTGGTGGACATGCTCAGGGAAGCCATCAAGAGGAGAAAC gagtTTGACCTGGACATTGTTGCAGTCGTGAATGATACAGTGGGGACCATGATGACCTGTGGCTATGAAGATCCTAATTGTGAGATTGGCCTGATTGCAG GAACAGGCAGCAACATGTGCTACATGGAGGACATGAGGAACATCGAGATGGTGGAGGGGGGTGAAGGGAAGATGTGCATCAATACAGAGTGGGGAGGATTTGGAGACAATGGCTGCATAGATGACATCCGGACCCAATACGACACGGAGGTGGATGAGGGGTCCTTGAATCCTGGCAAGCAGAG ATACGAGAAAATGACCAGTGGGATGTACTTGGGGGAGATTGTGCGGCAGATCCTGATCGACCTGACCAAGCAGGGTCTCCTCTTCCGAGGGCAGATTTCAGAGCGTCTCCGGACCAGGGGCATCTTTGAAACCAAGTTCCTGTCCCAGATCGAAAG CGATCGGTTGGCCCTTCTCCAGGTCAGGAGGATTCTGCAGCAGCTGGGCCTGGACAGTACATGTGAGGACAGCATTGTGGTGAAGGAGGTGTGCGGAGCTGTGTCCCGGCGGGCGGCCCAGCTCTGCGGTGCTGGCCTGGCTGCTATAgtggaaaaaaggagagaagaccaGGGGCTAGAGCACCTGAGGATCACTGTGGGTGTGGACGGCACCCTGTACAAGCTGCACCCTCA cTTTTCTAGAATATTGCAGGAAACTGTGAAGAAACTAGCCCCTCGATGTGATGTGACATTCATGCTGTCAGAAGATGGCAGTGGAAAAGGGGCAGCACTGATCACTGCTGTGGCCAAGAGGTTACAGCAGGCACAGAAGGAGAACTAG